Proteins from a genomic interval of Nitrospinaceae bacterium:
- a CDS encoding 2-phosphosulfolactate phosphatase, with amino-acid sequence MTAQLWIETAFSHTEVPLRLTDIKKARGAESQNIVCCVIDVLRATSTIAAVMGNGCAGFYPCASPESARELAAKFREELGHDAVLLGGEKDAKPIEGFDGGNSPREWTRDLVGGRRLVYSSTNGTRTLDAVKKCGTVVTAAFANLTAVASRMAEEIQTISAPAVLIACSGREGGYTEEDTVVAGELIGKLSSLIGETELSDTSLAACLIAKDADPDAAAMLRNCRWGRYLASLGLGEDIEYCGKRDWTEIVPEMKDGVISPG; translated from the coding sequence ATGACAGCACAATTGTGGATAGAAACCGCCTTCAGTCACACGGAAGTCCCCTTGCGTCTCACAGACATTAAAAAAGCGCGCGGGGCGGAATCACAAAACATCGTTTGCTGCGTGATCGACGTGCTAAGGGCAACCTCGACCATCGCCGCCGTGATGGGAAACGGGTGCGCGGGTTTTTATCCTTGCGCCTCGCCCGAGTCCGCAAGAGAGCTTGCCGCCAAATTCAGAGAGGAGCTTGGTCACGATGCCGTCCTCCTGGGCGGGGAGAAAGACGCGAAACCCATCGAGGGCTTTGATGGTGGAAACTCTCCAAGAGAGTGGACACGCGATCTTGTGGGCGGGCGCCGCCTTGTCTACTCAAGCACGAACGGCACCCGCACCCTGGACGCCGTGAAAAAATGCGGCACGGTCGTCACCGCCGCCTTTGCCAACCTCACAGCCGTGGCAAGCCGCATGGCTGAGGAAATCCAAACAATATCCGCCCCCGCCGTGCTGATTGCCTGCTCGGGAAGAGAAGGAGGCTACACCGAGGAGGACACTGTTGTGGCGGGCGAGCTGATAGGCAAGCTCTCCTCGCTTATTGGTGAGACCGAGCTATCCGACACATCCCTCGCCGCGTGCCTTATTGCAAAGGACGCCGACCCCGATGCCGCCGCCATGCTTAGAAACTGCCGCTGGGGGCGCTACCTCGCCAGCCTGGGGCTTGGGGAGGACATCGAATATTGCGGGAAACGGGATTGGACCGAGATCGTGCCCGAGATGAAGGATGGGGTGATATCGCCGGGCTAG